From a region of the Halolamina sp. CBA1230 genome:
- a CDS encoding metal-dependent transcriptional regulator translates to MLSDAMEDYLKAIYVLQREEGAPVSTSAVAEYLDKTAPTVTSMMEKLADRGLIEREKYRGVELTDEGRTVALEVIRHHRLLEAYLAEHLDFDWSEVHDEADTLEHHISEDLERRMADALDDPAVDPHGDPIPTETLDPVDEEAGERLTSFEEGDRVAVSRVPHRDREELDYLAEAGLTPGTAIEIVDVAPFGMVTVRLDDGTEQSLPQEVADAIRVRTVKGEVA, encoded by the coding sequence ATGCTGAGCGACGCGATGGAGGACTACTTGAAAGCCATCTACGTTCTCCAGCGCGAGGAGGGCGCGCCCGTCTCGACCTCCGCGGTCGCGGAGTACCTCGACAAGACCGCGCCAACGGTGACGAGCATGATGGAGAAACTGGCCGACCGCGGGCTGATCGAGCGCGAGAAGTACCGCGGCGTCGAACTCACCGACGAGGGCCGGACGGTCGCGCTCGAGGTGATCCGCCACCACCGCCTGCTCGAAGCGTACCTCGCCGAACACCTCGACTTCGACTGGTCGGAGGTCCACGACGAGGCCGACACGCTCGAACACCACATCAGCGAGGACCTGGAGCGCCGGATGGCCGACGCGCTGGACGACCCCGCGGTCGACCCCCACGGCGACCCGATCCCGACGGAGACGCTCGACCCCGTCGACGAGGAGGCCGGCGAGCGACTCACCAGCTTCGAGGAGGGCGACCGCGTCGCCGTCTCCCGGGTCCCCCACCGCGACCGCGAGGAGCTCGACTACCTCGCCGAGGCCGGCCTCACGCCGGGGACGGCGATCGAGATCGTCGACGTGGCGCCGTTCGGGATGGTGACGGTCCGCCTCGACGACGGCACCGAACAGAGCCTCCCGCAGGAGGTCGCCGACGCGATTCGCGTGCGGACCGTGAAGGGCGAGGTCGCCTGA